One genomic region from Arthrobacter pigmenti encodes:
- a CDS encoding DUF6993 domain-containing protein: MNWRTAGPARGQVVVLCVGMAVVLGGCVAPAVGDELNPGKDAQAGQSSGEVVPQPGQEESSGPAAAFASEVKESLTALAVEVPKPGREAVRGAFITAGAEEGSVQVSLDTTPTGLEVDAITGAVAVESVCVFGHVRDGEVSVTRLPVLAGGNCFVGDQR, from the coding sequence ATGAACTGGCGTACAGCGGGGCCTGCACGGGGCCAGGTGGTTGTCCTCTGTGTTGGGATGGCAGTTGTTCTCGGTGGGTGCGTGGCTCCGGCTGTGGGTGACGAGCTGAACCCGGGGAAGGATGCTCAGGCTGGTCAAAGCTCCGGCGAGGTCGTTCCGCAGCCGGGGCAGGAAGAATCATCCGGTCCGGCCGCTGCGTTCGCTTCGGAGGTCAAGGAATCCCTTACCGCGCTGGCGGTTGAGGTCCCGAAGCCGGGCAGGGAAGCGGTGCGCGGGGCATTCATCACGGCCGGTGCCGAGGAAGGGTCAGTGCAGGTCTCCCTCGACACCACGCCTACCGGGCTGGAGGTCGACGCGATCACTGGAGCGGTGGCCGTCGAGAGCGTCTGCGTGTTCGGGCACGTCCGTGATGGTGAAGTCTCAGTGACCCGGCTTCCGGTGCTGGCAGGCGGCAATTGTTTCGTCGGTGATCAACGGTAA
- a CDS encoding single-stranded DNA-binding protein translates to MSNYVTIRGFVGTEPKCSVAGSGLPITKFRLGSTNRFLDKKTNTWTDGETNWYSISLFRQLATNAGVSLQKGDPIIVSGRLRIRPWVNEEGKSGTTVEIDADSAGHDLVFGTANFRRSSADRNDAGVQPASDDSLPADFNYSTGELPSGAGYESPGAPEEGSAGGGDTEEEPGSGENQLAKTSAPF, encoded by the coding sequence ATGAGCAACTATGTGACAATTCGCGGATTCGTGGGGACCGAGCCCAAATGCTCCGTAGCGGGCAGCGGACTGCCGATCACCAAGTTCAGGTTGGGCAGCACCAACCGGTTCCTGGACAAGAAGACGAACACCTGGACGGACGGCGAGACCAACTGGTATTCCATCTCCCTGTTCCGGCAGCTTGCGACCAATGCCGGCGTCAGCCTGCAGAAAGGAGACCCCATCATCGTCTCCGGACGGCTGCGCATCCGTCCGTGGGTGAATGAGGAAGGCAAGAGCGGCACCACCGTTGAGATTGATGCGGATTCGGCCGGACACGACCTCGTCTTCGGTACAGCCAACTTCAGGCGCTCCAGCGCAGACAGGAACGACGCCGGTGTCCAGCCGGCCTCCGACGACTCCTTGCCGGCCGATTTCAACTATTCAACGGGCGAACTCCCGTCCGGCGCTGGCTATGAATCTCCCGGTGCGCCGGAGGAAGGCAGTGCTGGGGGCGGCGATACGGAGGAGGAACCCGGTTCCGGCGAGAATCAGTTGGCGAAGACTTCCGCGCCCTTCTAG
- a CDS encoding DUF3224 domain-containing protein produces MSEAQEQVVRGSFDISGWEPQPYTVDGADSELNRVSATKEFVGDIEGVSVAELLMAGNSRGAGYVASEVFTGIILGRQGSVIIQHWGLAEGTAAASSGHIIPGSGTGELEEIAGKAEYSQDLSGQHHLELRVTFG; encoded by the coding sequence ATGAGCGAAGCGCAGGAGCAGGTCGTCCGGGGATCATTCGACATCTCGGGATGGGAACCACAGCCGTACACCGTCGATGGCGCAGACAGTGAACTGAACCGGGTGAGCGCCACCAAGGAGTTCGTCGGAGACATCGAGGGCGTCTCAGTGGCCGAGCTTCTGATGGCGGGCAACAGCCGGGGCGCCGGGTATGTGGCATCCGAGGTGTTCACCGGAATCATCCTTGGCAGGCAGGGAAGCGTCATAATCCAGCACTGGGGGTTGGCCGAGGGCACTGCCGCAGCAAGCTCAGGCCACATCATCCCGGGATCCGGAACGGGTGAGCTGGAAGAGATAGCGGGCAAGGCAGAGTACTCGCAGGACCTGTCAGGACAGCACCATCTTGAGCTGCGTGTGACCTTCGGCTGA
- the mptB gene encoding polyprenol phosphomannose-dependent alpha 1,6 mannosyltransferase MptB: MTAAVPAPVATPHVGRPRIAIIQGFVGSMLMLFGSFGVGWLSLASRELRQLEPIIWLRFEPAGAVLSVVLLALGGMLLVRSWLRLGQRLAGWGPESRPIILKATLAWGAPMCFALPLFSRDVFAYIAQGQVMVAGLNPYEDGYSQISNYLQIGADDLWAQSPTPYGPIFLWFEELVVRATGGQPDFSILLFRLLALIGVALCIYYVPRLAEVHGINPNRALWLTVANPLFLTNFIASVHNDSLMLGLALAGLYAAARGRHVTGILLITLSIGIKPITLIVLPFIGLMWAGRGASWPRKFLYWGMTAGLSLGILWLLGWLNGFGFGWVGALSTPGSVWIWYAPVGFLGMVFALTGDALGFDGWSWADVVHKVGTVVSLILVAWFVFRGDHSRLVRRLALALAAVVLLAPMIQAWYVVWLIPLFAVTGIRDDWQVKVLYFVVSFFMIYAISDQLDIFPYIELSLHTARQIAAAVGVAFASYLVFLDPRTKTLFRGAPQAAELSVSR, from the coding sequence ATGACCGCCGCCGTGCCCGCGCCTGTGGCAACACCCCATGTGGGCCGACCCAGGATTGCGATCATCCAGGGATTCGTCGGCTCCATGCTCATGCTCTTCGGGTCCTTCGGTGTCGGCTGGCTCTCGCTGGCCTCCCGTGAACTACGCCAGTTGGAGCCAATCATCTGGCTTCGATTCGAACCGGCAGGAGCGGTGCTATCCGTCGTCCTGCTCGCGCTGGGGGGGATGCTGCTGGTCCGCTCGTGGCTCCGCCTCGGGCAACGGCTGGCCGGGTGGGGGCCGGAGAGCAGGCCGATCATCCTCAAGGCGACGCTGGCCTGGGGCGCGCCGATGTGCTTCGCCCTTCCGCTCTTCAGCAGGGATGTATTCGCCTACATCGCCCAGGGCCAGGTGATGGTGGCGGGGCTGAACCCCTATGAGGACGGTTACTCACAGATCTCTAACTACCTGCAGATCGGCGCAGACGATCTCTGGGCACAAAGCCCAACGCCATACGGGCCGATTTTCCTATGGTTCGAAGAGTTGGTGGTGCGCGCAACGGGCGGTCAGCCTGATTTCTCGATCCTGTTGTTTCGTCTCCTGGCGCTGATTGGCGTGGCTCTCTGCATCTACTACGTGCCCCGGCTCGCCGAAGTCCATGGAATCAACCCCAACCGCGCACTGTGGCTCACCGTCGCGAACCCCCTCTTCCTGACCAACTTCATCGCGAGCGTCCACAACGATTCGCTCATGCTCGGACTGGCCCTTGCCGGTCTGTACGCTGCTGCCCGCGGGCGTCACGTCACCGGCATCCTCCTCATCACACTCTCCATCGGCATCAAGCCGATCACCCTGATCGTCCTTCCTTTCATCGGCTTGATGTGGGCCGGACGCGGAGCCAGTTGGCCGCGGAAGTTCCTTTACTGGGGAATGACAGCAGGGCTTTCGCTGGGCATCCTGTGGCTGCTGGGCTGGCTCAACGGATTCGGTTTCGGCTGGGTCGGAGCACTCAGCACTCCGGGAAGCGTGTGGATCTGGTACGCGCCTGTCGGGTTCCTCGGGATGGTTTTCGCCCTGACCGGCGATGCCCTGGGATTCGACGGCTGGTCCTGGGCGGACGTCGTTCACAAAGTGGGCACCGTCGTTTCCCTGATTCTTGTTGCGTGGTTCGTCTTCAGGGGTGACCACTCCAGACTGGTGCGGCGACTCGCACTGGCTCTGGCCGCCGTCGTTCTCCTGGCCCCGATGATTCAGGCCTGGTACGTCGTCTGGCTCATTCCGCTGTTCGCGGTGACCGGAATCCGTGATGACTGGCAGGTGAAGGTGCTGTACTTCGTGGTGTCTTTCTTCATGATCTACGCGATCTCCGATCAGCTGGACATTTTCCCCTATATCGAGCTCAGTCTCCACACGGCGAGGCAGATCGCGGCGGCGGTTGGAGTGGCGTTCGCGTCCTACCTTGTTTTCCTGGACCCGCGAACAAAGACGCTGTTTCGGGGCGCGCCGCAGGCGGCCGAGCTCAGCGTAAGCCGCTGA
- the orn gene encoding oligoribonuclease, which yields MPISNEHIVWIDCEMTGLDPVADALIEVAVIVTDSELNVLGDGVDVVIAPPAEAIESMGDFVRAMHTSSGLIEELPHGVTMEEAQERVLEYITAWVPEPRRAQLGGNSVGTDRVFLARDMPAVVEHLHYRVIDVSTIKELARRWYPRAYFQAPEKSGNHRALGDIKDSIRELQYYRNTVFVPSPGPDSEASKAVARELRP from the coding sequence GTGCCCATATCAAACGAACATATTGTCTGGATTGACTGCGAGATGACGGGTCTGGATCCCGTGGCCGACGCTCTCATTGAAGTGGCGGTGATCGTGACCGACTCTGAGCTGAATGTGCTCGGTGACGGCGTCGACGTCGTTATCGCACCACCCGCGGAGGCAATCGAATCCATGGGTGATTTTGTACGGGCAATGCACACGTCCTCCGGCCTGATCGAGGAGCTCCCCCACGGCGTCACCATGGAGGAAGCGCAGGAGCGCGTGCTGGAGTACATCACCGCGTGGGTACCGGAGCCACGGCGCGCGCAGCTCGGGGGTAACTCAGTGGGTACCGACAGGGTCTTCCTTGCCCGCGACATGCCAGCCGTCGTCGAACACCTGCATTACCGGGTCATCGATGTTTCAACGATCAAGGAGCTGGCCCGCCGCTGGTACCCGCGGGCGTACTTCCAGGCGCCGGAGAAGAGTGGAAACCACCGGGCTCTCGGCGATATCAAGGATTCCATCCGCGAGCTGCAGTACTACCGCAACACGGTGTTCGTTCCCAGCCCCGGCCCTGACTCCGAAGCGAGCAAGGCCGTGGCGCGGGAGCTGCGGCCCTGA
- a CDS encoding acyl-CoA dehydrogenase family protein, whose translation MKRTLFEEDHELFREVAREFNSREIAPHYAGWDRDHMMPRSMWTAAGEQGLLGLAVPEEYGGAGMPDYRFRAVMDEEFARADHLAAGLAFHLHDDMVLPHLLAYGSEELKQEWLPGMVTGEKVTSVAWTEPGAGSDLRGIRTKAVRDGDDWLISGQKTFIGNGISADASLVLARTDGSAGRGNHDSFSLFMVGKGPGYETGKQIDKMGLKASDTAELFFDSVRVPGTGLVGELGHGLRYVTEQLPQGRLAIAVASSAVARAIYEATVRYTRERNAFGERVIDFQNTRFELADILTEVEVMETYVDRAMLAFNEGALDPAGAARVKLWASERVKTITDRCLQLHGGYGYVLEYPVAQAFLAVRLLSIFGGTSEIMRETIGRSIAG comes from the coding sequence ATGAAACGCACCCTGTTCGAAGAGGACCACGAGCTCTTCCGGGAGGTAGCGCGGGAGTTCAACTCCCGCGAAATCGCTCCCCACTATGCCGGGTGGGACCGTGATCACATGATGCCGCGCAGCATGTGGACCGCTGCAGGCGAGCAGGGTCTCCTCGGACTCGCAGTACCGGAGGAATACGGCGGTGCGGGAATGCCTGATTACCGGTTCCGCGCAGTTATGGACGAAGAGTTCGCCCGTGCCGACCACCTCGCTGCGGGTTTGGCCTTCCATCTGCACGATGACATGGTTCTGCCCCACCTGCTGGCGTACGGATCCGAGGAACTCAAGCAAGAGTGGCTTCCCGGCATGGTGACGGGTGAAAAGGTCACCTCGGTTGCCTGGACTGAGCCGGGAGCCGGAAGCGACCTCCGCGGAATCCGCACCAAGGCTGTCCGCGACGGCGACGACTGGCTGATCAGCGGACAGAAGACATTCATCGGAAACGGGATCAGCGCTGACGCTTCCCTCGTACTTGCACGTACTGATGGTTCGGCCGGCCGCGGGAACCACGATTCCTTCTCACTGTTCATGGTCGGGAAGGGGCCGGGGTACGAGACGGGGAAGCAAATCGACAAGATGGGTCTGAAAGCCTCGGACACCGCCGAATTGTTTTTCGACAGCGTCCGCGTTCCGGGTACCGGCCTGGTGGGCGAACTGGGTCATGGTCTTCGCTACGTGACAGAACAGCTCCCCCAGGGACGGCTGGCGATCGCTGTTGCCTCCTCGGCTGTGGCCAGAGCCATCTACGAGGCCACGGTCCGTTACACCAGGGAGCGCAACGCGTTCGGTGAACGGGTGATCGACTTCCAGAACACCCGCTTTGAGCTCGCCGACATCCTCACAGAAGTAGAAGTCATGGAGACGTACGTCGACCGTGCCATGCTTGCATTCAACGAAGGTGCATTGGACCCGGCGGGCGCGGCGCGCGTCAAGCTGTGGGCGAGCGAACGGGTGAAGACAATCACCGACCGCTGCCTTCAACTCCACGGTGGGTACGGTTACGTGCTGGAGTACCCCGTTGCACAGGCGTTCCTCGCCGTCCGGTTGCTGTCCATTTTCGGCGGCACAAGCGAGATCATGCGTGAAACCATCGGCCGCTCGATCGCCGGCTGA
- the def gene encoding peptide deformylase, whose protein sequence is MAVHPITIAGEPVLHTRATAVEHFDDALRTLIADMYETMDEAHGVGLAAPQIGVGLRIFVYGMANDDGVPPRGVLVNPTLVTSKVSGAEPDEDESEGCLSFPGESFPLKRAEWVKINGFDGAGDPVEFEATGWFARCMQHEFDHLNGTLYVDRLNPRFARKAKKASKTNGWGQPGLTWMPGVDPDPFGH, encoded by the coding sequence ATGGCAGTCCACCCGATCACCATCGCCGGCGAACCTGTGCTGCACACCCGGGCCACCGCCGTCGAGCATTTCGATGATGCGCTCCGCACCCTCATCGCCGACATGTACGAAACCATGGACGAGGCACACGGTGTTGGGCTCGCGGCGCCGCAGATCGGTGTGGGGCTTCGCATCTTCGTCTACGGCATGGCTAACGACGACGGCGTGCCCCCGCGGGGCGTGCTCGTGAACCCGACGCTGGTCACGTCGAAGGTCTCCGGTGCGGAACCCGACGAGGATGAGTCCGAGGGCTGCCTCTCATTTCCCGGCGAGTCTTTCCCGCTAAAGCGGGCGGAATGGGTGAAGATCAATGGTTTCGACGGGGCAGGGGATCCGGTCGAGTTCGAGGCCACCGGGTGGTTTGCCCGTTGTATGCAGCATGAGTTCGACCACCTGAACGGTACGCTCTACGTGGACCGCCTCAACCCACGGTTTGCGCGGAAGGCGAAGAAGGCGTCAAAGACGAACGGGTGGGGCCAGCCGGGGCTGACCTGGATGCCGGGCGTCGATCCTGACCCGTTTGGTCACTGA
- a CDS encoding MFS transporter, which yields MSETTAPSQSLVRRNSNFRALWLSATVGVLGTAVASIALPIIAAVELAASDFAVAALAGMTFLPWLLLGLPIGVWVDRWPRKPVIVWSLIARILSLATLPVAYWFGMLTVVQLFVVAFVAGLSSVFFSLADQALVQQALTGDELVEGNGIITASGASADAAGRGIAGWLTVILGASNTLLVQVAASFASLFAISSLRLKEARPEPTQRHIFAEMMDGLRYTFSTAPLRAILFNAALWNLGGSMVASLMVLLVIRVLNESEIWLGLLMAATSIGGAVGGLNAKRLTEWLGSGPVWRWSMVPGVLGYASLLVMTPGPGMIIGLVGMFVMGVSVALNIVVGTSFRQRVCPPAMMGRLGAATRMVSWGMLGIASIIGGVLAELLGITNAILVGVVLTTAAPLVALFGSLRSVKRLEDLHREPVPSSP from the coding sequence ATGAGCGAGACGACTGCACCCAGCCAGTCGCTGGTGCGTCGCAACTCAAACTTCCGCGCCCTATGGCTGTCTGCAACAGTCGGCGTGCTGGGTACGGCCGTCGCCTCGATAGCATTACCCATCATCGCGGCAGTTGAGCTTGCGGCAAGTGACTTCGCCGTGGCTGCCCTGGCAGGGATGACCTTTCTCCCGTGGCTTCTTCTCGGCCTTCCTATCGGAGTATGGGTGGACCGTTGGCCCCGGAAACCGGTCATTGTGTGGTCCCTCATCGCACGGATACTTTCACTCGCGACGTTGCCGGTGGCTTACTGGTTCGGCATGCTCACCGTCGTGCAGCTCTTCGTGGTTGCTTTCGTGGCCGGGCTGTCCTCGGTATTCTTCAGCCTCGCGGACCAGGCGTTGGTGCAGCAGGCGCTCACGGGCGATGAGCTGGTGGAAGGAAACGGCATCATCACGGCCTCCGGTGCCTCCGCCGATGCGGCCGGACGCGGGATAGCGGGCTGGCTCACGGTGATCCTCGGCGCCTCGAACACCCTCCTCGTCCAGGTGGCCGCGTCGTTTGCGTCGCTGTTCGCCATTTCCTCCCTCCGGTTGAAGGAGGCGCGCCCCGAGCCCACACAACGCCACATCTTCGCCGAAATGATGGATGGCCTCCGCTATACCTTCAGCACGGCTCCCTTGCGCGCCATCCTCTTCAACGCGGCACTGTGGAACCTCGGCGGAAGCATGGTGGCTTCCCTCATGGTCCTGCTGGTGATTCGGGTGTTGAACGAATCAGAGATCTGGCTGGGACTGCTGATGGCGGCAACGTCCATAGGCGGGGCGGTTGGCGGCTTGAACGCGAAGAGACTCACGGAATGGTTGGGCTCGGGGCCGGTGTGGCGATGGTCGATGGTGCCCGGCGTCCTGGGCTACGCATCCCTGCTGGTGATGACTCCCGGTCCCGGCATGATCATCGGCTTGGTGGGCATGTTCGTCATGGGGGTCTCTGTGGCTTTGAACATCGTCGTCGGAACCAGCTTCCGGCAGCGGGTCTGTCCCCCCGCCATGATGGGCAGGCTTGGCGCGGCCACCCGCATGGTCAGTTGGGGGATGCTGGGCATCGCGAGCATCATTGGTGGAGTGCTCGCGGAGCTACTGGGTATTACAAACGCCATCCTCGTGGGGGTGGTTCTGACGACCGCTGCACCGTTGGTAGCACTGTTCGGATCGCTCCGGTCCGTCAAGCGGCTCGAGGACCTGCACCGCGAACCGGTGCCGAGTTCTCCCTGA
- a CDS encoding peroxide stress protein YaaA encodes MLILLPPSEGKSAAAKGDPLDLAGLAFPELAEARAEVLDALEKTSAHEDAHAILGVGASLADEIRRNLLLRDSPAAPAHAIYTGVLYDALGYRTMTAAQKRKTDAAVVVVSGLWGAIGFGDTIPAYRLSMSVDLPGIGKLTAFWRSRLASVLDARAGGSLVVDCRSSSYAAVWSPSTERTVAVNVLQERNGKRTVVSHFAKHTRGELARHLLTRRGKQPETPAHLLRAASELWTCELTPANTRRAAQLNIILAAG; translated from the coding sequence GTGCTTATTCTGCTTCCGCCCTCTGAAGGAAAGTCGGCCGCGGCGAAAGGGGATCCGCTTGACCTCGCCGGGCTGGCCTTTCCCGAGCTGGCGGAGGCGCGTGCCGAGGTGCTCGATGCACTCGAGAAGACCAGCGCCCACGAAGATGCCCATGCAATCCTGGGCGTCGGAGCCTCGCTTGCCGATGAGATACGCCGGAACCTCCTGCTACGGGATTCACCGGCCGCGCCCGCCCACGCCATCTACACCGGCGTACTGTATGACGCCCTCGGCTACCGCACCATGACTGCTGCGCAGAAGCGCAAGACGGACGCCGCCGTCGTCGTTGTTTCAGGGCTCTGGGGTGCGATCGGCTTCGGCGATACGATCCCGGCGTACCGGCTCTCCATGTCAGTGGACCTACCGGGGATTGGGAAACTGACGGCATTCTGGCGCAGCCGGCTCGCATCGGTGCTGGATGCCCGTGCAGGGGGATCGCTTGTAGTGGACTGCCGTTCCAGCAGCTACGCCGCGGTCTGGTCGCCGAGCACTGAACGAACGGTCGCCGTGAACGTCCTGCAGGAGCGCAACGGGAAGCGCACCGTGGTCTCGCACTTCGCCAAACATACCCGGGGGGAGCTCGCCCGCCATCTGCTCACCCGGCGCGGCAAGCAGCCCGAGACCCCAGCGCACCTCCTGCGGGCCGCGAGTGAACTCTGGACCTGTGAACTGACGCCCGCAAACACCCGCAGGGCCGCCCAACTCAACATCATCCTCGCCGCGGGCTGA
- a CDS encoding reverse transcriptase-like protein — protein sequence MQETEIPLFDDVPTEPHQEARSGFLIVEADGGSRGNPGHAGYGALVRDPESGRILVEKAGYVGIASNNVAEYSGLIAGLELAHEVDPNCRILVKMDSKLVVEQMSGRWKIKHSDMQNLASKARRAVEPRRVRYEWIPRERNKDADRLSNEAMDAGISGVEWTPRKPVQKTVEAAVVVPQPEPDVPPQPSGSLHHIEIWVRNIDSAKESFGWLFERLGFVPRDSWNDGASWAGRGAYLVLEAGPDVLPEPHERRRAGINHLAFNAGSRAEVDLLARRATSHGWSLLFAEKHPHAGGPDHYAAYLENADGFEVELVAEP from the coding sequence GTGCAGGAAACCGAGATCCCGCTATTCGATGACGTCCCGACAGAACCGCACCAGGAAGCGCGGAGCGGGTTCCTGATCGTTGAAGCCGACGGCGGATCCCGCGGCAATCCCGGGCATGCCGGCTACGGTGCATTGGTTCGCGATCCGGAGTCCGGGAGGATCCTTGTCGAGAAGGCAGGGTACGTGGGCATCGCATCCAACAACGTCGCGGAGTACTCCGGCCTCATCGCCGGACTGGAACTCGCACACGAGGTGGATCCCAACTGCCGCATTCTTGTGAAGATGGATTCCAAGCTGGTGGTCGAGCAAATGAGCGGGCGCTGGAAGATCAAGCACTCCGACATGCAGAACCTGGCATCGAAGGCACGGCGTGCTGTGGAGCCGCGCCGTGTGCGCTATGAATGGATTCCGCGTGAGCGGAACAAAGACGCCGACCGCCTCTCGAACGAGGCCATGGACGCGGGTATCTCCGGTGTCGAATGGACCCCGCGGAAGCCGGTTCAGAAGACTGTGGAGGCCGCCGTCGTCGTTCCCCAGCCGGAACCCGATGTCCCGCCGCAGCCGAGCGGATCGCTTCATCACATCGAGATCTGGGTCCGAAACATCGATTCGGCGAAGGAGAGTTTCGGTTGGCTCTTCGAACGTCTGGGATTCGTCCCGCGGGACTCCTGGAACGACGGCGCGAGCTGGGCCGGCAGGGGAGCGTACCTCGTGCTCGAAGCAGGTCCGGACGTTCTGCCGGAACCGCATGAACGCCGTCGTGCGGGGATCAATCACCTGGCCTTCAATGCCGGCTCGCGGGCTGAAGTCGACCTCCTGGCGCGCCGGGCCACCAGCCATGGGTGGTCCCTGCTGTTCGCTGAGAAGCATCCTCACGCGGGCGGGCCGGACCACTACGCTGCCTACCTTGAGAACGCGGACGGGTTCGAGGTGGAGCTTGTCGCTGAGCCTTAA
- a CDS encoding DUF7581 domain-containing protein — MAKAPQAEQLRLLDLQANDSKLNQLQRQAAAARANPELAELASSVAAADSETVSAATNLADAERDLTRAEDDVQAVVTRLERDEQRLNSGTGTSKDLTALQSEVASLTKRRSDLEDIELEVMERVEAARTAREVAAAHAETIRAQLQGVESTRDEELARIEAERTEVQRTRDELAGTFDAALLALYEKTLAKRGVGAARLFHGRSEGSGMQLSPGDLADISRAAQDDIVFCPDSGCILVRSAEWGN; from the coding sequence GTGGCAAAAGCACCCCAGGCGGAACAACTGCGGCTTCTTGACTTGCAGGCGAATGACTCCAAACTCAATCAGCTGCAGCGGCAGGCGGCCGCAGCGCGGGCAAACCCGGAACTCGCCGAGCTCGCCTCGAGCGTGGCCGCGGCAGACTCGGAGACCGTTAGTGCAGCAACCAACCTCGCCGACGCTGAGCGTGACCTGACCCGCGCGGAGGACGATGTGCAGGCCGTGGTTACCCGGTTGGAGCGGGACGAGCAGCGGCTGAATAGCGGCACGGGGACGTCCAAGGACCTCACCGCTCTGCAAAGCGAGGTGGCATCGCTCACCAAACGCCGGTCGGACCTTGAGGACATCGAACTCGAAGTGATGGAAAGGGTTGAGGCAGCCCGTACCGCGCGCGAAGTTGCCGCCGCCCACGCGGAAACCATCAGGGCACAGTTGCAGGGCGTGGAAAGCACGCGGGATGAGGAGCTTGCGCGGATTGAAGCGGAACGCACCGAAGTCCAACGCACGCGGGATGAGCTCGCGGGAACGTTCGACGCCGCGCTCCTTGCCCTCTATGAAAAAACCCTGGCCAAGCGCGGCGTGGGCGCGGCACGGCTGTTTCACGGCAGGTCTGAAGGTTCAGGCATGCAGCTCAGCCCCGGCGACCTTGCTGACATCTCCCGTGCAGCCCAGGACGATATCGTGTTCTGCCCGGATTCAGGGTGTATCCTCGTGCGCTCCGCCGAGTGGGGAAACTGA
- a CDS encoding Nif3-like dinuclear metal center hexameric protein, giving the protein MKPEEEQVGDRESDLPHADADEPSTSKPTVGDILLAIEELWPESLAEGWDAVGLVTGRPDREVSTIVFAVDPSEAVIEDALELGADLIVAHHPLLLKPVNAVAATHAKGAAVHRLIEAGCALVTVHTNGDSAVGGVSDVLADAFGLRNVEPLASAADGLPEEGIGRVGDLADVTSLGDFAELVFGLLPAVAGGMRVAGDRHGLVRRVAVCGGAGDNLFDQVRASQADVYVTADLRHHPALEAREAAVNGRPYLIDVSHFGSEWLWLTPAAAALANVLSDQNFEVDVRVSTVNSDPWDFVLTPGGD; this is encoded by the coding sequence ATGAAACCTGAGGAGGAACAGGTCGGCGACCGGGAAAGCGATCTGCCCCACGCGGACGCTGACGAGCCGTCGACGTCGAAGCCGACAGTCGGTGACATCCTGCTGGCTATAGAGGAGCTGTGGCCGGAGTCGCTGGCCGAAGGATGGGACGCCGTCGGGCTGGTCACCGGACGTCCGGACCGTGAGGTTTCGACAATCGTCTTTGCCGTGGATCCATCCGAGGCCGTCATCGAGGACGCATTGGAGCTGGGGGCGGACCTGATCGTCGCGCACCACCCGCTCCTGCTAAAGCCCGTGAATGCAGTCGCCGCCACGCATGCAAAGGGTGCGGCAGTCCACCGTCTGATCGAAGCCGGCTGCGCCCTGGTGACGGTACACACCAACGGTGACAGCGCAGTTGGAGGCGTGTCGGATGTGCTGGCCGATGCCTTCGGATTGCGGAACGTGGAACCGCTCGCCAGCGCAGCGGACGGACTCCCCGAAGAGGGGATAGGCAGGGTCGGTGACCTTGCGGATGTCACGTCGCTCGGGGATTTCGCGGAACTGGTGTTCGGGCTGCTTCCCGCGGTTGCCGGAGGCATGCGGGTGGCCGGGGACCGGCACGGACTGGTTAGGCGTGTCGCAGTCTGCGGAGGCGCCGGGGACAACCTTTTCGACCAGGTTCGTGCCAGCCAGGCTGACGTCTATGTGACGGCCGATCTCCGGCATCATCCTGCCCTTGAGGCGCGGGAAGCAGCGGTGAATGGGCGTCCTTACCTGATCGACGTTTCCCACTTCGGCAGCGAATGGCTTTGGTTGACGCCGGCAGCCGCCGCGCTGGCGAATGTACTCTCCGACCAGAATTTCGAGGTTGACGTTCGGGTCAGCACCGTGAACTCGGATCCCTGGGACTTTGTTTTGACGCCTGGCGGCGACTGA
- the msrA gene encoding peptide-methionine (S)-S-oxide reductase MsrA: MMTFVLGGGCFWCLDAVYQKTRGVTDVVSGYTGGHQPDPDYDSVCAGITGHAEVVAVTFDETVIPAEVILGIFFVSHDPTTLNRQGYDVGTQYRSSMFYQDTEQKELFERAIERNQEHWSNPIVTEVVRLPKFHVAEEYHQNFYAKHPEQGYCQVIINPKLAKARKYYAEWLTA; the protein is encoded by the coding sequence ATGATGACTTTCGTGCTGGGCGGGGGCTGCTTCTGGTGCCTTGACGCCGTTTACCAGAAGACCCGCGGAGTGACCGACGTTGTGTCCGGCTACACGGGTGGGCACCAGCCGGACCCCGACTATGACTCGGTCTGCGCGGGCATCACAGGGCACGCGGAGGTAGTCGCAGTGACGTTCGATGAGACGGTCATTCCGGCCGAGGTGATCCTCGGAATCTTCTTTGTCTCGCATGATCCAACCACGCTGAACCGCCAGGGGTACGACGTCGGCACGCAGTACAGGTCTTCGATGTTCTACCAGGACACAGAACAGAAGGAACTGTTCGAAAGGGCCATTGAGCGGAACCAGGAGCACTGGTCAAACCCGATCGTCACGGAAGTGGTCCGCTTGCCGAAGTTCCATGTAGCGGAGGAGTATCACCAGAACTTCTATGCGAAGCACCCGGAGCAAGGCTATTGCCAGGTGATTATCAATCCGAAGCTGGCCAAGGCCCGGAAATATTACGCCGAATGGCTCACTGCATAG